The Staphylococcus sp. 17KM0847 DNA segment AAATTTTTATATTAATCTCATAGTAATCATCACAATCTTGTTCTTTTTGTTCATATTTAATACCGTTAGCACGTATTTCTAATAAACTATCAGCAATAATATCACGTGCACCTGAAATATCTTGAATCTCTATCTCTTCGTCATGATGTATACACATACTTGAGTGTTCCGGCGTTGTGTCTTGTACAACGACTTCTTTTAGCTTATCCTCAGTCTGTTTTACATTGAGGTGTTGATGCAAAATCACTTCTAACATTTCTTCTTGTCTCTCAGCAGACAATCCAACTAATGCTCTGCCATGACGTTCTGTAATACGATGATCTCGCAACGCTTGTAAAACTACAGGCGTTAATTTTAATAATCGAAGTTTGTTTGCAATGAAGCTCTGACTCTTACCTACACTTTTCGCAAGTTCTGACTGTGTAATTCCTTCAAAAGCTAATAATTTTTTATAGGCTTCCGCTTCTTCAACAGCCGATAAATT contains these protein-coding regions:
- a CDS encoding ParB/RepB/Spo0J family partition protein, which encodes MKKPFSKLFGLKNKDELLEVSESERQGIERIKIERIVPNRYQPRQTFDTALIEELAESIRTHGLLQPIVVRPIEENMYEIIAGERRFRALQMNQMTEVEVLVRHLDDEETAVVALIENIQRENLSAVEEAEAYKKLLAFEGITQSELAKSVGKSQSFIANKLRLLKLTPVVLQALRDHRITERHGRALVGLSAERQEEMLEVILHQHLNVKQTEDKLKEVVVQDTTPEHSSMCIHHDEEIEIQDISGARDIIADSLLEIRANGIKYEQKEQDCDDYYEINIKIYRK